A window of the Lactuca sativa cultivar Salinas chromosome 7, Lsat_Salinas_v11, whole genome shotgun sequence genome harbors these coding sequences:
- the LOC111902865 gene encoding uncharacterized protein LOC111902865, whose product MEVAIVDDPMISTFDVYYDYVLEIFGVGFLIDLILILMRDVCVITFMDMLIHFKALIDYEHQFVVVRTLSGGESTIYGDDTRVGSAFCLVARSRKYLQHGFSTYLAYVVDTQVKGKSISNDPMVREFLDVFPQDLPGVPPEKQVDFRIDLILGDPPIAKATYHLAPPKM is encoded by the coding sequence ATGGAGGTCGCCATTGTTGATGACCCCATGATTTCAACCTTTGATGTTTACTACGACTATGtgttggagatttttggtgtggGGTTTCTGATCGACCTTATTCTTATTTTGATGAGAGATGTATGTGTGATCACGTTTATGGATATGTTGATCCATTTCAAAGCGTTAATTGACTATGAGCATCAGTTCGTGGTAGTTcgtaccctaagtgggggagaatcgaccATCTATGGTGATGACACAAGGGTTGGTTCAGCCTTCTGTTTGGTCGCCAGGTCTAGGAAGTATCTTCAGCATGGATTTTCGACTTACCTTGCATATGTGGTTGATACTCAGGTTAAGGGGAAGTCAATTTCCAATGATCCTATGGTGAGAGAGTTTCTAGATGTTTTTCCACAAGATCTACCAGGCGTTCCTCCTGAGAAGCAGGTGGATTTTAGGATCGACCTGATCCTTGGTGATCCCCCAATTGCCAAGGCAACATATCACCTTGCACCACCTAAGATGTAA